A window from Drosophila miranda strain MSH22 chromosome Y unlocalized genomic scaffold, D.miranda_PacBio2.1 Contig_Y2_pilon, whole genome shotgun sequence encodes these proteins:
- the LOC108158684 gene encoding tumor necrosis factor alpha-induced protein 8-like protein isoform X2 has product MADNVFKSQDIGLRAQKRILSRMATKNIAKTFIDGTTASLLDNLYRLCKMHTGNKAKAEKLIKNIIKIVIKIGVLHRNNQFSDEELQRAENFKRKFQNTQLSIISFYEVDYTFDLAYLQKSIAESQVALKSIVQPHLTDKSLGRIDEVFDFFGDAVLLETAFKPDSPYREVMGKIVADINSSMETGDI; this is encoded by the exons ATGGCTGACAATGTGTTCAAGTCGCAAGATATCGGGCTACGCGCTCAAAAGAGAATCCTCTCACGCATGGCAACGAAAAATATTGCAAAGACATTCATCGATGGGACAACGGCCTCGCTGCTGGATAACCTATACAGGCTGTGCAAGATGCATACCGGCAACAAGGCCAAGGCGGAgaagctgatcaagaatatcaTCAAAATAGTCATCAAGATTGGAGTTCTGCATCGGAATAACCAGTTCAGCGACGAGGAGCTGCAAAGAGCCGAGAACTTTAAACGCAAGTTTCAG AACACCCAACTGTCCATCATATCATTCTACGAGGTAGACTACACCTTCGACCTGGCCTATCTGCAAAAGTCGATAGCGGAATCGCAGGTGGCACTCAAGTCGATTGTGCAACCGCATCTGACGGACAAGTCATTAGGTCGCATCGATGAGGTGTTTGATTTCTTTGGCGATGCCGTGCTTTTGGAGACAGCCTTCAAGCCGGACTCGCCCTACCGCGAGGTTATGGGCAAGATTGTGGCCGACATCAACTCCTCCATGGAGACGGGCGACATCTGA
- the LOC108158684 gene encoding tumor necrosis factor alpha-induced protein 8-like protein isoform X1, with product MSVAGLRQCLLLWSVDYWNLEVMADNVFKSQDIGLRAQKRILSRMATKNIAKTFIDGTTASLLDNLYRLCKMHTGNKAKAEKLIKNIIKIVIKIGVLHRNNQFSDEELQRAENFKRKFQNTQLSIISFYEVDYTFDLAYLQKSIAESQVALKSIVQPHLTDKSLGRIDEVFDFFGDAVLLETAFKPDSPYREVMGKIVADINSSMETGDI from the exons ATGTCGGTGGCAGGTCTACGACAGTGCCTGCTCCTATGGAGCGTAGACTACTGGAACTTGGAAG TCATGGCTGACAATGTGTTCAAGTCGCAAGATATCGGGCTACGCGCTCAAAAGAGAATCCTCTCACGCATGGCAACGAAAAATATTGCAAAGACATTCATCGATGGGACAACGGCCTCGCTGCTGGATAACCTATACAGGCTGTGCAAGATGCATACCGGCAACAAGGCCAAGGCGGAgaagctgatcaagaatatcaTCAAAATAGTCATCAAGATTGGAGTTCTGCATCGGAATAACCAGTTCAGCGACGAGGAGCTGCAAAGAGCCGAGAACTTTAAACGCAAGTTTCAG AACACCCAACTGTCCATCATATCATTCTACGAGGTAGACTACACCTTCGACCTGGCCTATCTGCAAAAGTCGATAGCGGAATCGCAGGTGGCACTCAAGTCGATTGTGCAACCGCATCTGACGGACAAGTCATTAGGTCGCATCGATGAGGTGTTTGATTTCTTTGGCGATGCCGTGCTTTTGGAGACAGCCTTCAAGCCGGACTCGCCCTACCGCGAGGTTATGGGCAAGATTGTGGCCGACATCAACTCCTCCATGGAGACGGGCGACATCTGA
- the LOC117194125 gene encoding uncharacterized protein LOC117194125 — protein sequence MATVFGASKSKFPKHVVPDVVEKEEEEEEDDDDEEEDSAESGSTTSFSLQECINEFRARRIRRVSTQSRDCDNNHNMPGEDQPVRVRGTSADADLINQNRCNKAQERKGNTCKNGFCYCFTSDSGDCASTAPTRESHVRQPRRSRRSESTKVRVLKPFQTIHMIRVLVQAVSASKPLVQNHLDSQRQQAGRRHSEPPNVKQTSNIPLTAISSICAVGDDAPLIQIIQELRDNCVVSEVRVNRQKLQGSGCQPRSSPVKTCKVKAYDPITYNPTALSNISEQDSALEEEPQMAQTELPTSLQSARQSSRSRRSSGAGGRLLQKRLSQGLVNFKTRDFQEPPPKPPRRSCQSLDGKFSLSSLASTTPSVREAERVLDEFLRQRGVPVPSSNNNSPRKDKISKRRSYPMAEVEKPRRNRQLPTCPSLSDIERVVESKRGSNYARNIQQASSKGKNAVADKPMKEILIGWTEPKINDMLNYENKRRTHFKTRAPMAEPQVAIGWQLPQPVVPKTSLDTVDGSMCENLASNIDIKHTPIKYPRGIKSAGGQGSHKFIWGEQLRNFSPLKAANKQPTLKTKSKNFLNNSKNKILRFVSPKRQITRRTRHDGPLLLLDSALWVLRHPHRS from the exons ATGGCCACA GTATTTGGGGCGTCAAAGTCAAAGTTCCCAAAGCACGTAGTGCCTGATGTAgtcgagaaggaggaggaagaagaggaggatgacgacgatgaAGAAGAAGACTCTGCCGAATCGGGCTCGACAACTTCGTTCAGTCTTCAGGAGTGCATAAACGAGTTTCGGGCCCGCCGCATTAGACGCGTCTCCACCCAAAGCCGCGACTGTGACAACAACCACAACATGCCAGGTGAGGACCAGCCCGTGCGCGTACGAGGCACATCCGCCGATGCGGACTTAATTAACCAGAATCGCTGTAACAAGGCCCAGGAGCGCAAGGGCAATACATGCAAGAATGGTTTTTGCTATTGCTTCACCAGCGACAGTGGCGATTGTGCCTCCACGGCACCGACACGAGAGTCGCACGTGCGCCAGCCCAGACGCAGCAGGCGTTCCGAAAGCACTAAGGTACGAGTACTAAAACCCTTTCAGACAATCCACATGATACGTGTGCTTGTCCAGGCGGTTAGTGCGTCCAAGCCGCTGGTCCAGAACCATTTGGACAgccagaggcagcaggcggGACGTCGTCACAGTGAACCGCCCAACGTGAAACAGACCTCAAATATTCCGTTGACTGCCATAAGCAGTATTTGTGCCGTCGGCGATGATGCTCCGCTCATACAGATTATTCAGGAGCTGCGCGACAATTGTGTTGTGTCGGAGGTGCGCGTGAACCGACAGAAGCTGCAAGGATCAGGCTGCCAGCCAAGGTCTTCGCCTGTTAAGACCTGCAAAGTGAAGGCATACGATCCGATTACATACAATCCCACTGCCTTGTCAAACATCAGCGAGCAGGATTCTGCCCTGGAAGAGGAGCCGCAAATGGCTCAAACAGAACTGCCGACTAGTCTGCAGTCCGCTCGCCAAAGCTCCCGGTCGCGACGCAGCTCTGGTGCAGGTGGCCGTCTCCTCCAGAAGCGTTTGTCACAGGGTCTGGTGAATTTCAAGACCCGCGATTTCCAAGAGCCACCACCGAAGCCGCCGCGCCGTAGCTGCCAGAGTCTCGATGGGAAATTCTCACTGTCGTCGTTGGCCTCGACAACGCCTTCAGTGCGGGAGGCTGAGCGTGTTTTGGATGAGTTCCTGCGCCAGAGAGGCGTCCCGGTACCCAGTAGCAATAATAACTCGCCTCGAAAGGATAAAATCAGCAAGCGCAGGTCCTATCCGATGG CCGAAGTGGAGAAGCCCCGGCGCAACAGACAGCTGCCTACGTGTCCCTCGCTGAGCGACATTGAGCGAGTTGTGGAGTCCAAGCGTGGCTCGAACTACGCCCGAAATATACAGCAGGCCAGTAGCAAGGGGAAGAATGCCGTAGCCGACAAACCCATGAAGGAGATCCTGATAGGCTGGACAGAGCCAAAGATCAACGACATGTTGAACTACGAGAACAAGCGGCGTACCCATTTCAAGACCCGGGCTCCTATGGCAGAGCCCCAAGTGGCCATTGGCTGGCAGCTACCACAGCCTGTAGTGCCTAAGACCTCCTTGGACACCGTCGACGGCAGTATGTGCGAGAATCTGGCCTCCAACATAGACATCAAGCACACTCCCATCAAATATCCACGAGGCATCAAGTCTGCTGGCGGACAGGGCAGCCATAAGTTCATTTGGGGCGAGCAGTTGCGCAACTTTTCGCCGCTGAAGGCAGCCAACAAGCAGCCTACACTCAAAACCAAGTCCAAAAACTTTCTTAACAACTCAAAGAACAAGATACTGCGCTTTGTCTCGCCCAAAAGACAAATCACCCGGAGAACCCGTCACGACGGCCCACTCCTACTCCTAGACTCTGCACTGTGGGTGCTCAGACATCCACATCGCAGTTAG
- the LOC117193110 gene encoding LOW QUALITY PROTEIN: 39S ribosomal protein L43, mitochondrial-like (The sequence of the model RefSeq protein was modified relative to this genomic sequence to represent the inferred CDS: deleted 2 bases in 1 codon; substituted 2 bases at 2 genomic stop codons) produces MSMLEARFSHILPSTVSKEVLGTTGCGSCQPMATWGSAIGARVLKWIVSNSHLFLKSGFPRAPMQNGLGRYVCQLQRITLKFCKNNGSSKGMRDFIENHLVDFAKENPGIVVYVKPRRHRTPVLVGEYXVEYXFLAVNGDREWLSCRNSTQEDITKWVDLLRTQNGSSSSLRLRKMWHTDVPSIQGPWKPFLLRSPETHGQEYSSVEASKPLDAPQTATEKLIELFRQQKQLGDEDVLSQKRAE; encoded by the exons ATGTCTATGTTGGAGGCCAGATTCTCGCACATACTGCCGTCGACGGTGTCCAAGGAGGTCTTAGGCACTACAGGCTGTGGTAGCTGCCAGCCAATGGCCACTTGGGGCTCTGCCATAGGAGCCCGGGTCTTGAAATGG ATAGTGTCCAACAGTCATTTGTTTTTAAAGTCTGGCTTCCCAAGGGCCCCCATGCAGAATGGTTTGGGACGCTATGTGTGCCAACTGCAGCGAATCACGCTAAAATTCTGCAAGAACAATGGCTCCAGCAAAGGCATGCG GGATTTCATCGAGAACCACCTGGTGGACTTTGCAAAGGAGAACCCCGGAATTGTGGTCTACGTGAAGCCGCGTCGCCACCGCACACCGGTTCTGGTTGGCGAGTAT TAAGTGGAGTACTAATTTCTCGCAGTGAACGGTGATCGCGAGTGGCTGAGCTGCCGCAACAGCACCCAGGAGGATATAACCAAGTGGGTCGATCTGTTAAGGACACAAAACGGCAGCTCCAGCTCGCTGCGTCTGCGGAAAATGTGGCACACCGATGTACCATCCATCCAGGGGCCCTGGAAGCCTTTCCTGCTACGCTCCCCCGAAACCCATGGTCAGGAATATTCCAGCGTTGAGGCATCTAAGCCCCTGGATGCTCCACAAACTGCCACCGAGAAGCTCATTGAACTGTTCCGGCAGCAGAAACAACTGGGGGATGAGGATGTGTTAAGCCAAAAACGTGCAGAGTGA